In Bacteroidota bacterium, a single genomic region encodes these proteins:
- a CDS encoding nucleotidyltransferase domain-containing protein: protein MEIALKESSTSTSTKLSTQAAALLKTLLYFDIFNYPLTSSELLEYCQGDTIDACEMAKSLEVLTQKNYIIKQGEFYFLSDREALIERRKNGNAEAEKKMKVAQYMSDFISKFPFVQSVSISGSLSKNYMDKESDIDFFIITTPHRLWLCRGILVAFKKIVLFNSRKHFCINYYLDSENLEIPDRNIFTATEIVFLKPTFNLELFKKFRASNDWCACYYPNKATVENSELINSKNGLMKKVLEKLLAGYLGEKLDSFFFKMTLNRWKKKFPHFNTEEFDLNLRSRKNVSKHHPRGYQKIVLESFQEKIRDFELRFNVKLH from the coding sequence ATGGAAATTGCCCTAAAGGAAAGCAGCACTTCAACTAGCACAAAACTCAGCACACAGGCTGCTGCATTGTTGAAAACATTGCTTTATTTCGATATTTTTAATTACCCTTTGACATCTTCCGAATTGCTTGAATATTGCCAAGGTGATACGATTGATGCCTGCGAAATGGCAAAATCTTTAGAGGTATTAACACAAAAGAACTACATCATTAAACAGGGTGAATTTTATTTTCTTTCCGATAGAGAAGCATTAATTGAGCGGAGAAAAAACGGAAATGCTGAAGCTGAAAAAAAAATGAAAGTGGCGCAGTACATGTCGGATTTTATCTCAAAATTTCCCTTTGTACAATCCGTTAGCATTTCGGGTTCGCTTTCCAAAAACTACATGGACAAGGAATCCGATATTGATTTTTTTATCATCACCACCCCGCATCGTTTGTGGCTTTGCAGAGGAATTTTGGTGGCATTCAAAAAGATTGTACTATTCAATTCACGAAAACATTTTTGCATTAATTATTACCTCGATAGTGAAAACCTTGAGATTCCCGATAGAAATATTTTTACCGCCACAGAAATAGTTTTTTTAAAACCCACTTTTAATCTAGAGTTGTTTAAAAAATTTAGAGCAAGTAATGACTGGTGTGCTTGCTACTATCCGAATAAAGCAACAGTTGAGAATAGTGAGCTAATAAATTCCAAAAATGGTTTAATGAAGAAGGTTTTGGAAAAGTTGTTGGCTGGTTATTTAGGTGAGAAACTAGACAGCTTTTTTTTCAAAATGACATTAAATCGTTGGAAGAAAAAATTCCCGCATTTTAATACCGAAGAATTTGATTTAAATCTTCGATCCCGTAAAAATGTTTCAAAGCATCATCCACGCGGCTATCAAAAAATAGTACTGGAATCATTTCAGGAAAAAATTCGCGATTTCGAACTGCGATTTAATGTTAAACTGCATTAA
- the polA gene encoding DNA polymerase I yields MEQVKKLFLLDAFALIYRAYFAFANNQRVNSKGLNTSAVLGFTNTLLEVMKKEKPTHLAVVFDTAAATTRHEEFSEYKAHREEMPADLSLAIPYIYKVVEAFNIPSLFLDGYEADDLIGTLAKKAEKEGFVTYMMTPDKDYGQLVSENIFMFKPARLGNGAEVLGIAEICKRWEIERVDQVIDILGLMGDKVDNIPGIPGVGEKTAMQLVKDFGTVENLLQNTDKLKGKLKEKVEGNKDKAILSKKLATIICDAPIEFDAAQLLLKEPNKEALRELFTELEFRRLAEQILGEKIAAEPSESQKNNTATSQEKKAKAAGQTNMFAADESDAEQASTLFASSESDAGTKNYATLTTVDHTYNLADTPEKRAALIQLLGNQKSFCFDSETTGLDVFNVEIVGLSFSIKKGEAWYVPVAADQKEAQNILNEFKELFANAAIEKVGQNMKYDMSVLRNYGIAVNGPKFDTMIAHYILQPDMRHSMDVLAETYLNYSPVSIETLIGPKGKNQQSMRDVAVEAIKEYAAEDADVTFQLRTVFEPMLEKDNTKKIFETIEMPLMPVLADMEAEGINLDTAALGIFSQELKEELIKVQEEIYKQAGTTFNIASPKQLGEILFDHLKISDKAKKTKTGQYATGEDILEKLAPANPIVEQILIFRELQKLKNTYVDPLPTMINPRTGKIHTSYNQVVAATGRLSSDKPNLQNIPIRTEKGREVRKAFIARSEEFLILSADYSQIELRIIAELSKDTGMFEAFKNGVDIHSATASKVFGVSLEAVDKEMRRKAKAVNFGISYGQTAFGLSQTLNIPRKEAAEIIDNYFAQYPSIRDLMDSNIEFARSNGYVETMMGRRRYLRDINDKNQTVRAQAERNAINAPIQGSAADMIKIAMISIDKAFKENNFKSKMLLQVHDELVFDVFKPELETVKPVIAAHMKNAIAMQVPIEVEIGTGINWLAAH; encoded by the coding sequence ATGGAACAAGTAAAAAAGTTATTTCTATTAGATGCCTTTGCGCTCATTTACCGTGCGTATTTTGCTTTTGCAAATAACCAACGAGTTAATTCAAAGGGGCTAAACACCTCGGCTGTATTAGGTTTTACCAATACATTACTCGAGGTGATGAAAAAAGAAAAACCTACTCACCTCGCTGTGGTGTTTGATACTGCTGCTGCCACCACACGACATGAAGAGTTTAGTGAATACAAAGCCCATCGCGAAGAAATGCCGGCCGATTTGAGTTTAGCTATTCCCTATATTTATAAAGTAGTGGAAGCATTTAATATTCCGTCGCTTTTTTTGGATGGATATGAAGCCGATGATTTAATTGGGACACTTGCTAAGAAGGCCGAAAAGGAAGGATTTGTAACTTATATGATGACACCCGATAAAGATTATGGGCAATTGGTTTCCGAAAATATTTTCATGTTTAAACCCGCACGCTTAGGCAATGGCGCAGAAGTGTTGGGTATTGCTGAAATATGCAAACGCTGGGAAATAGAGCGCGTAGATCAAGTAATTGACATATTGGGTTTGATGGGTGATAAAGTGGATAATATTCCAGGTATCCCCGGAGTGGGTGAAAAGACCGCAATGCAATTAGTAAAAGATTTTGGAACCGTTGAAAATTTATTGCAAAACACAGATAAACTCAAGGGGAAATTAAAAGAAAAAGTGGAGGGCAATAAAGACAAGGCCATCTTGTCCAAAAAATTGGCCACTATTATTTGCGATGCACCAATTGAATTTGATGCGGCACAACTCTTACTGAAAGAGCCCAATAAAGAGGCTTTGCGCGAATTATTTACCGAACTGGAATTTAGAAGACTTGCCGAGCAAATATTGGGCGAAAAAATTGCGGCCGAGCCAAGTGAATCGCAAAAAAATAATACTGCTACTTCACAAGAGAAAAAAGCAAAAGCAGCCGGACAAACCAATATGTTTGCAGCAGATGAATCGGACGCTGAACAGGCTTCAACGCTATTTGCATCCAGCGAAAGCGATGCGGGTACAAAAAATTATGCAACACTCACTACAGTTGACCACACCTACAATTTAGCCGATACACCTGAAAAGCGAGCCGCTCTCATTCAATTGTTAGGTAACCAAAAGAGCTTTTGCTTTGATAGTGAAACTACTGGCTTAGATGTTTTTAATGTAGAAATTGTAGGTCTTTCTTTTTCAATTAAAAAAGGCGAAGCTTGGTATGTGCCGGTTGCGGCCGATCAAAAGGAAGCTCAAAACATTTTGAACGAATTTAAGGAGTTATTTGCAAATGCTGCGATAGAGAAAGTTGGGCAAAATATGAAATACGATATGTCAGTGCTCCGCAATTATGGTATTGCGGTGAATGGACCAAAATTCGATACTATGATTGCGCATTACATCCTTCAACCCGATATGCGCCACAGTATGGATGTGTTGGCAGAAACGTATTTGAATTATAGTCCGGTTTCGATTGAAACGCTTATTGGCCCTAAAGGCAAAAACCAGCAAAGTATGCGGGATGTAGCAGTGGAAGCAATAAAAGAATATGCTGCCGAAGATGCTGATGTAACTTTTCAATTGCGCACCGTTTTTGAACCTATGTTGGAAAAAGACAACACCAAAAAAATATTCGAAACCATTGAAATGCCTTTGATGCCGGTACTTGCAGACATGGAAGCGGAAGGAATAAATTTGGATACCGCTGCGCTAGGCATTTTCTCGCAGGAGTTAAAAGAAGAATTAATTAAAGTGCAAGAAGAAATTTATAAGCAAGCCGGAACTACTTTCAATATTGCCTCTCCAAAACAATTGGGAGAAATATTATTTGATCATTTAAAAATATCCGACAAGGCAAAGAAGACTAAAACCGGGCAATATGCCACGGGCGAAGACATACTCGAAAAGCTTGCTCCGGCCAATCCAATTGTAGAGCAAATTTTAATTTTTAGAGAATTGCAAAAATTAAAAAACACCTATGTAGATCCATTGCCTACCATGATAAATCCGCGTACCGGAAAAATTCATACCTCCTACAACCAAGTGGTGGCGGCTACCGGGCGCTTAAGTTCGGATAAACCCAATTTGCAAAACATACCCATCCGCACCGAAAAAGGAAGAGAAGTGCGCAAAGCATTTATTGCACGGAGCGAAGAGTTTTTAATTCTATCAGCCGATTACTCCCAAATTGAATTGCGCATTATTGCAGAATTGAGCAAGGATACCGGGATGTTTGAAGCATTTAAAAATGGAGTGGATATACATTCAGCAACAGCGTCAAAAGTTTTTGGAGTGAGCTTGGAGGCGGTCGATAAGGAAATGCGCAGAAAAGCCAAGGCTGTGAACTTTGGAATATCCTATGGCCAAACCGCATTTGGACTTTCGCAAACTTTAAACATTCCACGTAAGGAAGCCGCTGAAATTATTGATAATTATTTTGCCCAATATCCCAGCATTCGCGATTTGATGGATAGCAATATTGAGTTTGCGCGAAGCAATGGATACGTTGAAACCATGATGGGACGCAGAAGATACCTCCGCGACATCAACGATAAAAATCAGACAGTTCGTGCACAGGCCGAAAGAAACGCAATTAATGCGCCGATACAAGGCTCAGCTGCCGACATGATAAAAATTGCCATGATTAGCATTGACAAGGCTTTCAAGGAAAACAATTTTAAAAGCAAAATGTTACTTCAGGTACACGATGAATTGGTATTTGATGTATTTAAGCCGGAATTGGAAACGGTAAAGCCTGTAATTGCTGCCCACATGAAAAATGCAATAGCAATGCAGGTACCTATTGAAGTTGAAATAGGCACTGGAATCAACTGGTTGGCAGCGCATTAA
- a CDS encoding B12-binding domain-containing radical SAM protein, translating into MNHILLFNPRAANSKPRIPNSILSVAASIEGTYEYVIVDGNLEDAPLQKIMTYLRSGTFKYFGVTCMPGPQLKEAIPFTKIIRAEFPALKIFWGGYFASNQYKSVLNSSWVDVVINGPGDKAFPALIKAMERNEDLEQIPNLIFKKGDSFIKTKKDELYDMDTLNPLPYQKLNSFYPLHKYLGRTYLGTKTIAYHSSFGCPFTCSFCAVVPIYNARWKGKSAQGIYTDIKYLKTNFGGNAIEFHDNNFFVSEKRTVEFAKLIHPEGLVWWGEGRIDTIHKYSDESLKIMRDSGCKMIFFGAETGNDAVLKRMDKGGTQTGQQIMDFAARMKKVDIIPEYSFVLGLPGDSPEQVMAQIDEDIAFIKRIKEINPDTEIIIYLYSPVPTEGSEMYEQVLKSGFRFPEHLEDWLSPAWEKFDLRKNPLTPWLNAEMIDKIKNFETVLNGYFPTVSDVRLSPAKRKIISTLSKIRYQTGFHQYPIEIKALQKLWKYRQPEIQGF; encoded by the coding sequence GTGAACCACATTTTATTATTTAATCCAAGGGCCGCCAATTCTAAGCCTCGTATCCCTAATTCCATTCTTTCGGTTGCCGCGAGTATTGAGGGTACTTATGAGTATGTAATCGTAGATGGAAACTTAGAGGATGCCCCACTTCAAAAAATTATGACTTACCTCCGATCAGGTACTTTTAAGTATTTTGGAGTAACATGTATGCCAGGTCCGCAATTAAAGGAAGCAATTCCATTCACCAAAATTATCAGAGCAGAATTCCCAGCGCTTAAAATATTTTGGGGCGGTTATTTTGCCAGCAATCAATACAAATCTGTTTTAAATTCATCCTGGGTAGATGTCGTAATTAATGGCCCAGGTGATAAGGCTTTTCCTGCATTGATAAAGGCTATGGAGAGAAATGAGGACTTGGAACAAATACCCAATTTGATTTTTAAAAAAGGAGATAGTTTTATTAAAACTAAAAAAGATGAATTGTATGATATGGATACCTTAAATCCATTGCCTTACCAAAAACTCAATTCATTTTACCCACTCCATAAGTACTTAGGAAGAACGTATTTGGGAACTAAAACAATTGCATATCATTCCAGTTTCGGATGCCCTTTTACTTGCTCGTTTTGCGCCGTGGTGCCCATCTATAATGCACGATGGAAGGGCAAATCGGCTCAAGGTATCTACACCGATATTAAATACCTGAAGACTAATTTTGGAGGAAATGCCATAGAGTTTCACGACAATAATTTTTTTGTTTCCGAAAAAAGAACAGTGGAATTTGCTAAATTAATTCACCCTGAAGGTCTGGTTTGGTGGGGTGAAGGAAGAATTGATACCATTCATAAATACTCCGATGAATCTTTAAAAATTATGCGCGATTCGGGTTGTAAAATGATTTTTTTTGGGGCTGAAACCGGGAACGATGCAGTTTTAAAGCGGATGGATAAGGGCGGCACACAAACCGGTCAGCAAATCATGGATTTTGCAGCTCGAATGAAAAAGGTGGATATAATTCCTGAATATTCTTTTGTGCTCGGTCTGCCAGGTGATTCACCCGAACAAGTGATGGCACAAATTGATGAAGACATCGCTTTTATTAAACGTATAAAGGAAATAAATCCGGATACTGAAATTATTATTTACCTCTATAGCCCTGTTCCAACCGAAGGCTCAGAGATGTATGAACAAGTTTTAAAAAGTGGGTTTCGTTTTCCGGAGCACCTCGAAGATTGGTTAAGCCCAGCTTGGGAAAAATTTGATTTGCGCAAAAATCCTTTAACCCCATGGCTTAACGCAGAAATGATTGACAAAATAAAGAATTTTGAAACCGTGTTGAATGGTTACTTTCCAACTGTTTCCGATGTTCGACTTAGTCCGGCTAAACGAAAAATTATAAGTACCCTTTCAAAAATCCGCTACCAAACAGGGTTTCACCAGTATCCAATTGAAATTAAAGCTTTACAAAAGCTTTGGAAGTATCGCCAACCGGAGATTCAAGGGTTTTAG
- a CDS encoding methyltransferase → MNIIRKIFRKILSISLQPILKRYLDSPRNYSYQDLKLRIAPGVFHPGFFFSTTFLLDHLKALNLHEKSFLELGAGSALLSFYANAQGAQVTASDISETVLSNITFNQLVNQQKFRLIHSNLFKDIPAQKFDIIVINPPYYKRNPKTEAQYAWYCGEGLDYFYNLFQSLRDYILSESAVLMVLSEDCDVIEIKSIAAKNNFTLKEIKRKRIWMEENYIFQVKSNMQ, encoded by the coding sequence ATGAACATCATTAGAAAGATTTTTCGCAAAATTTTATCCATCAGCCTACAGCCTATATTAAAACGTTATTTGGATAGCCCACGAAATTATTCCTATCAAGATCTGAAATTGCGCATTGCTCCTGGAGTATTTCATCCCGGATTTTTTTTTAGTACAACATTCTTATTGGATCACCTCAAAGCGCTAAACTTACACGAAAAATCATTTTTGGAATTAGGCGCAGGAAGTGCATTGTTATCGTTTTATGCCAATGCACAAGGTGCACAAGTTACAGCAAGCGATATAAGTGAAACGGTGCTTTCCAATATAACATTCAATCAGCTAGTGAATCAGCAAAAGTTCCGGCTTATTCATTCTAATTTATTTAAGGATATCCCAGCACAAAAATTCGACATTATTGTAATTAACCCCCCGTATTATAAAAGGAATCCTAAAACGGAAGCTCAATATGCATGGTATTGCGGAGAAGGCTTAGATTATTTTTACAACTTGTTTCAATCCTTGCGCGATTATATTTTAAGTGAATCAGCTGTTTTGATGGTGCTTTCAGAAGATTGCGATGTGATTGAAATAAAATCAATTGCTGCAAAAAATAATTTTACCCTAAAGGAAATTAAACGAAAGCGCATTTGGATGGAAGAAAATTATATTTTTCAAGTAAAATCCAATATGCAATAA
- a CDS encoding superoxide dismutase: protein MAFELPKLPYAYDALEPHIDAKTMEIHHSKHHNAYVTNLNNAIAGTDAEKMTLDQLIASISKYPMPVRNNGGGHFNHSLFWTILAPNAGGAPSGDLATAINTAFGSFDKLKEEFNKAATTRFGSGWAWLIVHDGKLVVTSTPNQDNTLMDIAEVKGTPILALDVWEHAYYLHYQNRRPDYITAFWNLVNWTEVSRRFAAAK from the coding sequence ATGGCATTCGAACTCCCTAAATTACCCTATGCATACGATGCATTGGAACCGCATATTGATGCGAAAACAATGGAAATTCACCATTCCAAGCACCACAATGCTTACGTTACAAATTTGAACAATGCTATAGCCGGTACCGATGCTGAAAAAATGACATTGGACCAACTCATTGCTTCCATTTCAAAATATCCAATGCCTGTGCGTAACAACGGTGGCGGACATTTTAACCACAGTTTATTTTGGACTATACTTGCTCCTAACGCTGGTGGCGCACCAAGTGGCGATTTGGCAACTGCAATCAATACGGCATTTGGTTCTTTCGACAAGTTAAAGGAAGAATTTAATAAAGCCGCTACCACTCGTTTTGGAAGTGGATGGGCATGGCTAATTGTACACGATGGAAAATTGGTGGTGACATCAACTCCCAATCAAGACAATACTTTAATGGATATTGCAGAAGTAAAAGGAACACCTATTTTAGCGTTGGATGTATGGGAACATGCGTATTACTTGCATTACCAAAACCGCCGTCCCGATTATATTACGGCATTTTGGAATTTAGTAAATTGGACTGAAGTTTCGCGTAGATTTGCTGCTGCAAAATAA
- a CDS encoding S41 family peptidase yields MDPKKHSPFQPFFYALVLALGVFLGYKINQSSNLGMLIPGMKNSGSGKVNQVLNYIEQEYVDTISKARLTDEAITSLLQNLDPHSAYIPASEVQAMNEPMQGNFEGIGIEFNILNDTIIVVAALAGGPSEALGIKAGDRIVKIEAENVGGIKIKNNDVLKRLRGEGGTKVKISIKRRGIAKLMDYTITRGKIPIYSVDAAYMLNNTTGYIKVSRFAATTYDEFLKASDDLLDKGMLSLVLDLRGNPGGYLNTAISICDEFLSSGKKIVYTKGKSHPREDYTATSSGSLEKIKLAVLIDEGSASASEIVSGAIQDNDRGTIIGRRSFGKGLVQQQSDFQDGSALRLTIARYYTPTGRCIQKPYVKGDPEDYYNEEYTRYKHGELVNADSIHFADSLKFITPMGKVVYGGGGIMPDIFVPLDTSVRSRFLTDLIVKGTIGQFAISYSDDERSKLKTYSSYSDFNARFQVNEAMFNRFLKYAEKDSIKTATARDLLVSRKIINEQLKALIARNMWRNEGYYSVMNANDKSIEVALKEVGK; encoded by the coding sequence ATGGACCCTAAAAAGCATTCTCCTTTTCAACCTTTCTTTTATGCGCTCGTGTTAGCACTAGGTGTATTTCTAGGGTATAAAATAAATCAATCCTCTAACCTCGGAATGTTGATTCCCGGTATGAAAAATTCCGGTTCCGGTAAAGTAAATCAAGTTTTGAATTACATCGAGCAGGAGTATGTGGATACCATTAGCAAAGCGCGTTTAACTGATGAAGCAATAACTTCATTACTGCAAAACTTGGATCCACACTCGGCATATATACCGGCTAGTGAAGTGCAGGCAATGAATGAGCCTATGCAGGGAAATTTTGAAGGAATTGGTATCGAGTTTAATATTCTTAACGATACCATAATTGTGGTTGCAGCCTTAGCGGGTGGCCCTTCTGAAGCACTTGGAATTAAAGCAGGTGACAGAATTGTGAAAATAGAAGCTGAAAATGTGGGTGGAATCAAAATTAAAAATAACGATGTGCTCAAACGCTTGCGGGGCGAGGGTGGTACAAAAGTTAAAATAAGCATTAAGCGCAGAGGTATAGCAAAACTAATGGACTATACCATTACCCGGGGTAAAATTCCAATTTACAGTGTGGATGCTGCATATATGTTAAACAACACAACAGGGTATATTAAAGTTAGTCGATTTGCAGCAACCACTTATGACGAGTTTTTAAAAGCTTCTGATGATTTGCTCGATAAAGGAATGCTTAGTCTTGTGTTAGATTTGCGCGGCAACCCCGGTGGGTACTTAAACACCGCCATAAGTATTTGTGATGAGTTTCTTTCGAGTGGAAAAAAAATTGTGTACACCAAAGGAAAGTCCCATCCTCGTGAAGATTACACAGCCACATCTTCAGGTAGCCTCGAAAAAATTAAGCTAGCTGTTTTAATTGATGAAGGATCTGCCAGTGCGAGCGAAATTGTTAGTGGAGCGATTCAAGACAACGATCGAGGGACTATCATTGGAAGGCGTTCTTTCGGGAAGGGCTTAGTACAGCAGCAAAGCGATTTTCAGGATGGTTCTGCTCTTCGACTAACCATTGCACGCTATTACACACCTACCGGAAGATGCATTCAAAAGCCTTATGTGAAAGGGGATCCGGAAGATTACTACAATGAAGAATATACACGGTATAAACATGGAGAATTAGTAAATGCCGACAGTATTCATTTTGCAGATTCACTTAAATTTATTACTCCCATGGGAAAGGTTGTGTATGGCGGCGGCGGCATCATGCCCGATATTTTTGTGCCCTTGGATACAAGTGTGCGTTCGCGTTTTTTAACCGATTTGATTGTAAAAGGAACAATTGGCCAATTTGCTATTTCCTATTCGGATGATGAACGAAGCAAGCTAAAAACTTATAGTTCCTATTCGGATTTTAATGCACGCTTTCAAGTAAATGAAGCCATGTTTAATAGGTTTCTAAAATATGCTGAAAAGGACAGTATTAAAACTGCAACGGCAAGAGATCTTCTAGTTTCTCGCAAAATCATAAACGAACAATTAAAAGCGTTGATTGCCCGAAATATGTGGCGAAACGAAGGCTATTATTCAGTTATGAATGCGAACGACAAATCAATTGAAGTAGCATTGAAGGAGGTAGGAAAATAA
- a CDS encoding 2,3-bisphosphoglycerate-independent phosphoglycerate mutase, translating into MAESKKVVLVIMDGWGIGDGSKSDVIANSNTPFVDSLYKNYPHSWLLTSGEHVGLPDGQMGNSEVGHLNIGAGRIVYQDLVMINKAIKEKTIDTNPILMEAFEYAKKNKVKIHLMGLVSNGGVHSSQEHLHKLCSMAQEHQLQNVFVHCFTDGRDTDPKSGLGFISKLQQHLSTTTVKIASICGRYYAMDRDKRWERVKLAYNLLVKGEGDKAQDPLKAIQEAYANNITDEFIKPIVITNSNNEPLATIADKDVVICFNFRTDRCREITEVLSQKDFPEFDMKRKELFYVTMTNYDDTFLNVKPVFDKDNLNMTLGEVMSKAGKKQIRIAETEKYPHVTFFFSGGREAVFEGETRLLIQSPKVATYDLQPEMSAHGIADAICTELKNKAVDFVCLNFANADMVGHTGVYAAVQKAVETVDSCVKQVVQTGVANGYSFIIIADHGNADFEINADGSPNTAHTTNPVPCILIDAQFKLINKGKLADVAPTILKLMQIPQPSEMTGISLV; encoded by the coding sequence ATGGCTGAATCGAAAAAAGTAGTGCTCGTAATTATGGATGGCTGGGGTATTGGCGATGGTTCAAAATCGGATGTTATTGCCAATTCAAACACACCTTTTGTAGACAGCCTCTACAAAAATTATCCGCATTCATGGTTGTTGACTTCTGGAGAGCACGTAGGCTTGCCGGATGGACAAATGGGCAACTCAGAAGTGGGTCATCTCAATATTGGTGCAGGACGTATTGTGTACCAAGATTTGGTTATGATTAATAAAGCCATCAAGGAAAAAACAATTGATACTAATCCAATTTTAATGGAAGCATTTGAATATGCTAAGAAAAATAAGGTCAAAATTCATTTGATGGGCTTGGTTTCCAATGGCGGAGTGCATTCATCACAAGAGCACTTGCACAAACTGTGTAGTATGGCCCAAGAACATCAGCTTCAAAATGTTTTTGTGCATTGCTTTACCGATGGGCGTGATACTGATCCAAAAAGCGGACTCGGATTTATTTCAAAATTGCAGCAACATCTAAGTACTACTACTGTTAAGATAGCAAGTATATGCGGCAGGTATTATGCAATGGACCGCGACAAACGCTGGGAGCGCGTAAAACTCGCATACAATTTATTAGTGAAGGGTGAAGGTGATAAAGCACAGGATCCGCTAAAAGCTATTCAGGAAGCTTATGCTAACAACATTACAGATGAATTTATTAAACCCATTGTAATAACCAACTCTAACAATGAACCGCTAGCTACTATTGCGGATAAGGATGTGGTAATATGTTTTAATTTTAGAACAGATCGCTGTCGTGAGATTACTGAAGTGCTGAGCCAAAAGGATTTTCCCGAATTTGATATGAAGCGCAAAGAACTGTTTTATGTGACCATGACAAATTACGACGATACTTTTTTGAATGTGAAACCGGTATTTGATAAGGATAATTTGAATATGACCTTAGGAGAAGTAATGAGTAAAGCCGGTAAAAAACAAATTCGGATAGCTGAAACTGAAAAATATCCGCACGTTACCTTCTTTTTCTCCGGTGGAAGAGAAGCCGTTTTTGAAGGCGAAACCCGCTTGCTTATTCAGTCACCAAAAGTGGCAACTTATGATTTGCAACCCGAAATGAGCGCACACGGAATTGCCGATGCGATTTGTACCGAACTTAAAAACAAAGCTGTTGATTTTGTGTGCTTAAATTTCGCTAATGCAGATATGGTTGGACATACCGGTGTTTATGCTGCCGTTCAAAAGGCTGTCGAAACTGTTGATAGTTGTGTAAAGCAAGTTGTGCAGACAGGTGTTGCAAATGGATACTCCTTTATTATTATTGCCGATCACGGAAATGCCGACTTCGAAATTAATGCGGATGGCAGTCCAAATACTGCTCACACAACAAATCCGGTTCCTTGTATTTTAATTGATGCTCAATTTAAACTTATAAATAAGGGCAAGCTGGCAGATGTTGCACCTACTATTTTAAAGTTGATGCAGATTCCACAACCTTCCGAAATGACCGGTATTTCTTTGGTGTAG
- a CDS encoding TM2 domain-containing protein: MNAKSFVLILLLLGFKFTLKAESFLQLENDSAFYYSTNSNLEIEELVSQEQLALDDNLQLHKNSKLALKYAAAFHENKRLTAAMLTFALGMLGVHRLYLGTKPWIPAVYLLTFGGGFLILPLIDLGVILFCKDISQYEHNDKVLMWVK, translated from the coding sequence ATGAACGCAAAATCTTTTGTACTGATTTTACTACTTCTCGGATTTAAATTCACTCTTAAGGCGGAATCATTTTTACAACTTGAAAATGATTCCGCTTTTTATTACTCCACCAATTCAAATCTTGAAATTGAAGAATTAGTGTCGCAGGAGCAATTGGCTCTTGACGATAACTTGCAATTGCATAAAAATTCTAAACTCGCATTAAAATACGCAGCCGCGTTTCACGAAAACAAGAGATTAACAGCAGCCATGCTTACCTTTGCTTTAGGAATGTTAGGTGTGCATCGATTATACTTAGGCACCAAACCATGGATACCTGCCGTTTATTTGTTAACCTTTGGAGGGGGGTTTCTAATACTTCCACTTATTGATTTGGGTGTCATTTTGTTTTGCAAAGATATCAGCCAGTATGAGCACAACGATAAGGTGCTGATGTGGGTGAAGTAA